A portion of the Camelus ferus isolate YT-003-E chromosome 16, BCGSAC_Cfer_1.0, whole genome shotgun sequence genome contains these proteins:
- the SPEM1 gene encoding spermatid maturation protein 1, with translation MAMAERPRPGWASYHSPNTNNCQDLGNSILLLLGLIVCINIGINMVTLLWRRLRGFLHQVFHVICEKEASKSRLPGKQTQPPKQCSQAVHLRCTVDPVKMTVTPPPTRRHRHRGSAARRARRLVDWVPDTDEDNEEERPPHQRTVTSHNWDCPEDWDGFQSTQRFWTPWAQDAVETPTQTIRFQQTVEERPLKREMQSELGLQAYVYPVNPPPPSPQALSHRNIGGGTGAGAQAEQEQCLPAQPPILGPANVPDIPRRRSSGRIAYDARDVRRRLRELSREVEALSHCYPLGSGSSAAEGTDKDWVYRSMKER, from the exons ATGGCCATGGCTGAGCGCCCCCGGCCCGGGTGGGCCTCATACCACAGCCCCAACACCAACAACTGCCAGGACCTGGGCAACTCCATTCTGTTGCTGCTGGGCCTCATCGTCTGCATTAACATTGGCATCAATATGGTGACGCTG ctctgGCGCAGACTCCGTGGCTTCTTACACCAGGTATTCCATGTTATTTGTGAGAAAG AAGCTTCTAAGTCACGCTTACCTGGGAAGCAGACCCAGCCCCCGAAGCAGTGCTCCCAGGCAGTTCACCTTCGATGCACCGTGGACCCTGTGAAAATGACCGTgacccccccacccactcgccgcCATCGCCACCGAGGCTCTGCAGCGCGCCGTGCCCGCCGCCTGGTAGACTGGGTCCCTGACACTGACGAGGACAACGAGGAGGAGAGGCCCCCACATCAGCGCACAGTAACCTCACACAACTGGGATTGCCCCGAGGACTGGGATGGCTTTCAGTCCACCCAGAGGTTCTGGACTCCCTGGGCCCAGGACGCCGTGGAGACACCCACCCAGACCATCCGCTTCCAGCAGACTGTAGAGGAAAGACCCCTCAAAAGAGAGATGCAGTCCGAGCTGGGCCTACAGGCCTACGTGTACCCTGTgaaccccccgccccccagccctcAGGCCCTGAGCCACAGGAACATTGGAGGAGGGACAGGGGCAGGAGCCCAAGCGGAGCAGGAGCAGTGTTTGCCAGCCCAACCACCCATCCTGGGCCCGGCCAACGTCCCCGACATCCCCCGGCGCCGCTCCTCAGGCCGCATAGCATATGACGCCAGGGACGTGAGGCGGCGGCTGCGGGAGCTGAGCAGGGAGGTGGAGGCCCTGTCCCACTGTTACCCCCTGGGCTCCGGATCCAGCGCTGCTGAGGGGACAGACAAGGACTGGGTATACCGTTCCATGAAAGAGAGGTGA
- the NLGN2 gene encoding neuroligin-2 isoform X1 → MWLLALCLVGLAGAQRGGGGPGGGARGGPGLGLGSLGEERFPVVNTAYGRVRGVRRELNNEILGPVVQFLGVPYATPPLGARRFQPPEAPASWPGVRNATTLPPACPQNLHGALPAIMLPVWFTDNLEAAATYVQNQSEDCLYLNLYVPTEDGPLTKKRDEATLNPPDTDIRDSGKKPVMLFLHGGSYMEGTGNMFDGSVLAAYGNVIVATLNYRLGVLGFLSTGDQAAKGNYGLLDQIQALRWLSENIAHFGGDPERITIFGSGAGASCVNLLILSHHSEGLFQKAIAQSGTAISSWSVNYQPLKYTRLLAAKVGCDREDSAEAVECLRRKPSRELVDQDVQPARYHIAFGPVVDGDVVPDDPEILMQQGEFLNYDMLIGVNQGEGLKFVEDSAESEDGVSASAFDFTVSNFVDNLYGYPEGKDVLRETIKFMYTDWADRDNGEMRRKTLLALFTDHQWVAPAVATAKLHADYQSPVYFYTFYHHCQAEGRPEWADAAHGDELPYVFGVPMVGATDLFPCNFSKNDVMLSAVVMTYWTNFAKTGDPNQPVPQDTKFIHTKPNRFEEVVWSKFNSKEKQYLHIGLKPRVRDNYRANKVAFWLELVPHLHNLHTELFTTTTRLPPYATRWPPRPPPGAPGTRRPPPPATLPPEPEPEPGPRAYDRFPGDSRDYSTELSVTVAVGASLLFLNILAFAALYYKRDRRQELRCRRLSPPGGSGSGVPGGGPLLPAAGRELPPEEELVSLQLKRGGGVGADPAEALRPACPPDYTLALRRAPDDVPLLAPGALTLLPSGLGPPPPPPPPSLHPFGPFPPPPPTATSHNNTLPHPHSTTRV, encoded by the exons GGGCGTGCCCTACGCCACGCCCCCCCTGGGCGCCCGCCGCTTCCAGCCGCCCGAGGCCCCCGCCTCGTGGCCCGGCGTGCGCAACGCCACCACCCTGCCGCCCGCCTGCCCGCAGAACCTGCACGGGGCGCTGCCCGCCATCATGCTGCCCGTGTGGTTCACCGACAACCTGGAGGCGGCCGCCACCTACGTGCAGAACCAGAGCGAGGACTGCCTGTACCTCAACCTCTACGTGCCCACCGAGGACG GTCCGCTCACAAAAAAACGTGACGAGGCGACGCTCAATCCGCCAGACACAG ATATCCGGGACTCCGGGAAGAAGCCAGTGATGCTGTTTCTGCATGGTGGCTCCTACATGGAAGGCACTGGGAACATGTTCGATGGCTCGGTCCTGGCCGCTTACGGCAACGTCATTGTAGCCACGCTCAACTACCGGCTTGGGGTGCTTG GTTTTCTCAGTACCGGGGACCAGGCTGCAAAAGGCAACTATGGGCTCCTGGACCAGATCCAGGCCCTGCGCTGGCTCAGTGAGAACATCGCCCACTTTGGGGGTGACCCCGAGCGCATCACCATCTTTGGATCCGGAGCAGGGGCCTCCTGTGTCAACCTTCTGATCCTCTCCCACCATTCGGAAG GGCTGTTCCAGAAGGCCATTGCTCAGAGTGGCACTGCCATTTCTAGCTGGTCCGTCAACTACCAGCCGCTCAAGTACACGCGGCTGCTGGCGGCCAAGGTGGGCTGTGACCGGGAGGACAGTGCCGAGGCTGTGGAGTGTCTGCGCCGGAAGCCTTCTCGGGAGCTGGTGGACCAGGATGTGCAGCCTGCCCG CTACCACATCGCCTTTGGGCCCGTGGTGGACGGTGATGTCGTCCCCGATGACCCTGAGATCCTCATGCAGCAGGGAGAATTCCTCAACTATGACATGCTCATCGGTGTCAACCAAGGAGAGGGCCTCAAGTTTGTGGAGGACTCGGCAGAGAGCGAGGACGGCGTGTCCGCCAGCGCCTTTGACTTCACAGTCTCCAACTTTGTGGACAACTTGTACGGCTACCCGGAGGGCAAGGATGTGCTTCGGGAAACCATCAAGTTTATGTACACGGACTGGGCCGACCGGGACAATGGCGAGATGCGGCGTAAGACCCTGCTGGCGCTCTTTACCGACCACCAGTGGGTGGCACCAGCTGTGGCCACCGCCAAGCTGCACGCCGACTACCAGTCCCCTGTCTACTTTTACACCTTCTACCACCACTGCCAGGCTGAGGGCCGGCCTGAGTGGGCAGACGCGGCACATGGGGACGAGCTACCTTACGTCTTTGGTGTGCCTATGGTGGGTGCCACCGACCTTTTCCCCTGCAACTTCTCCAAGAATGACGTCATGCTCAGCGCCGTGGTCATGACCTACTGGACCAACTTTGCCAAGACTGG CGACCCCAACCAGCCGGTGCCGCAAGACACCAAGTTCATCCACACCAAGCCCAACCGCTTTGAGGAGGTTGTGTGGAGCAAGTTCAACAGCAAGGAGAAGCAGTACCTGCACATTGGCTTGAAGCCGCGCGTGCGCGACAACTACCGCGCCAACAAGGTGGCCTTCTGGCTGGAGCTCGTGCCCCACCTGCACAACCTGCACACGGAGCTTTTCACCACCACCACGCGCCTGCCGCCCTACGCCACGCGCtggccgccccgcccgccccctgGCGCCCCGGGCacgcgccgcccgccgccccccgccACCCTGCcgcccgagcccgagcccgagcccggCCCGCGGGCCTACGACCGCTTCCCCGGGGACTCCCGGGACTACTCCACGGAGCTCAGCGTCACCGTGGCCGTGGGcgcctccctcctcttcctcaacATCCTCGCCTTTGCCGCCCTCTACTACAAGCGGGACCGGCGACAGGAGCTGCGGTGCCGGCGGCTCAGCCCACCGGGCGGCTCAGGCTCCGGCGTGCCCGGCGGGGGCCCCCTGCTCCCCGCTGCCGGCCGCGAGCTGCCCCCGGAAGAGGAGCTGGTGTCGCTGCAGCTGAAGCGGGGCGGGGGCGTCGGGGCGGACCCTGCTGAGGCCCTGCGCCCCGCCTGCCCGCCCGACTACACCCTGGCCCTGCGCCGGGCACCGGACGACGTGCCTCTCTTGGCCCCCGGGGCCCTGACCCTGCTGCCCAGCGGCCTGgggccaccacctcccccaccgcccccctccctccatccctttgGGCCcttccccccgcctccccccaccgCAACCAGCCACAACAAcacgctcccccacccccactccaccaCTCGGGTATAG
- the SPEM2 gene encoding uncharacterized protein SPEM2 yields MGNQLWYDNLGCCHQYQESSQNAEDFLLLLLGLVILVNIGINVATVIWHGLQNALDKTFSWINQKNEILQACESFPQNPPAKAQDVHIHCTLDPVEMKMAPPTCYSSSSCHQLCNRNHHSSSSRHNRRCHHHRLRPHPHRCRRSRRRRPCSQQQRPKNHRRLPHSTSFFCRPHRGHKMSQLRPKPSYKREDLDSYLEEEDDLSFPHPKYHRGGWGGLYQQMGLPSNMRLWGRQGGILASLPPPPSLYLSPELRRMPKRVEAKSELRLQSYRTPCSSSHIWGNMETEQWVSSPPPPRRLPPNPTWVPGGHSPYASRGQLLYDSWDQRRRGLEGSEPPSALVTRGSRPEAREHYSPQSHRRSLPGHAYVQPNRSPHPSTGHLNYSRDPHEVRRQAAEWAEALPPRHPLTTSTSLTVLGEASYQRAPAPSSALLLRASQHLPEVQATEPPPPSPTFMPLSRTPGGNANYQVYDSLELKRQVQESRVRASSLPPSTSASRPSLHRSRTGKIN; encoded by the exons ATGGGAAACCAGCTCTGGTATGACAACCTGGGGTGCTGCCATCAATACCAAGAAAGTAGCCAGAATGCCGAGGACTTCCTACTCCTGCTGTTGGGCCTCGTCATTCTTGTCAACATTGGGATCAACGTGGCAACCGTG ATATGGCATGGGCTCCAGAATGCCTTAGACAAGACCTTCAGTTGGATTAATCAGAAAA ATGAAATCTTGCAGGCTTGTGAAAGTTTCCCCCAAAATCCTCCAGCCAAGGCCCAAGACGTCCACATCCACTGCACCCTGGACCCTGTAGAAATGAAAATGGCCCCGCCTACTTGctactcctcttcctcctgccatcAACTCTGCAACCGCAATcaccacagcagcagcagccgccacAACCGCCGCTGCCACCACCACcgcctccgcccccacccccaccgctgccgccgcagccgccgccgccgcccctgcAGCCAACAGCAGAGGCCAAAGAACCACAGACGATTGCCCCACAGCACCTCATTCTTCTGTAGGCCACATCGCGGCCACAAAATGTCACAGCTGCGGCCGAAGCCCTCCTATAAGAGGGAGGACCTGGACTCctacctggaggaggaggatgaccTTTCCTTCCCACATCCCAAGTACCAtcgagggggctggggagggctctACCAGCAGATGGGCCTGCCCTCCAACATGAGGCTGTGGGGTCGCCAGGGTGGGATCCTAGCCAGCCTGCCGCCACCGCCCTCTCTCTACCTGTCACCGGAACTGCGCCGCATGCCCAAGCGTGTGGAGGCCAAGTCGGAGCTAAGGCTGCAGTCCTACAGGACCCCCTGCTCATCATCCCACATCTGGGGCAACATGGAGACCGAGCAGTGGGTCTCATCTCCACCGCCTCCCCGAAGGCTGCCCCCTAACCCCACCTGGGTGCCTGGGGGCCACAGCCCTTACGCCTCAAGGGGCCAGCTCCTGTATGACTCCTGGGATCAGCGACGGCGTGGTCTGGAAGGCTCTGAGCCTCCATCCGCCCTCGTGACCCGGGGCTCCCGGCCGGAAGCCCGGGAGCATTACTCCCCACAGTCTCACCGGCGGAGCCTCCCTGGCCATGCTTACGTTCAGCCCAACCGCAGCCCCCACCCATCCACAGGTCACCTGAACTACTCCCGGGATCCCCACGAGGTCCGGCGCCAGGCGGCTGAATGGGCTGAGGCGCTGCCCCCACGGCACCCTCTgaccacctccacctccctcacTGTGTTGGGTGAGGCCTCGTACCAGCGGGCCCCGGcgcccagctcagccctgctcctccGAGCCTCCCAGCATCTGCCAGAAGTCCAGGCGACTGAGCCTCCCCCGCCCTCGCCCACCTTCATGCCACTCAGCCGGACCCCAGGGGGCAATGCCAACTACCAGGTGTATGACAGTCTGGAGCTGAAGCGGCAGGTGCAGGAGAGCAGAGTGAGGGCCAGCTCTCTGCCGCCTTCCACCTCAGCCTCGAGGCCTTCTCTGCATAGGAGCCGGACTGGGAAAATTAACTGA
- the NLGN2 gene encoding neuroligin-2 isoform X2, translating into MWLLALCLVGLAGAQRGGGGPGGGARGGPGLGLGSLGEERFPVVNTAYGRVRGVRRELNNEILGPVVQFLGVPYATPPLGARRFQPPEAPASWPGVRNATTLPPACPQNLHGALPAIMLPVWFTDNLEAAATYVQNQSEDCLYLNLYVPTEDDIRDSGKKPVMLFLHGGSYMEGTGNMFDGSVLAAYGNVIVATLNYRLGVLGFLSTGDQAAKGNYGLLDQIQALRWLSENIAHFGGDPERITIFGSGAGASCVNLLILSHHSEGLFQKAIAQSGTAISSWSVNYQPLKYTRLLAAKVGCDREDSAEAVECLRRKPSRELVDQDVQPARYHIAFGPVVDGDVVPDDPEILMQQGEFLNYDMLIGVNQGEGLKFVEDSAESEDGVSASAFDFTVSNFVDNLYGYPEGKDVLRETIKFMYTDWADRDNGEMRRKTLLALFTDHQWVAPAVATAKLHADYQSPVYFYTFYHHCQAEGRPEWADAAHGDELPYVFGVPMVGATDLFPCNFSKNDVMLSAVVMTYWTNFAKTGDPNQPVPQDTKFIHTKPNRFEEVVWSKFNSKEKQYLHIGLKPRVRDNYRANKVAFWLELVPHLHNLHTELFTTTTRLPPYATRWPPRPPPGAPGTRRPPPPATLPPEPEPEPGPRAYDRFPGDSRDYSTELSVTVAVGASLLFLNILAFAALYYKRDRRQELRCRRLSPPGGSGSGVPGGGPLLPAAGRELPPEEELVSLQLKRGGGVGADPAEALRPACPPDYTLALRRAPDDVPLLAPGALTLLPSGLGPPPPPPPPSLHPFGPFPPPPPTATSHNNTLPHPHSTTRV; encoded by the exons GGGCGTGCCCTACGCCACGCCCCCCCTGGGCGCCCGCCGCTTCCAGCCGCCCGAGGCCCCCGCCTCGTGGCCCGGCGTGCGCAACGCCACCACCCTGCCGCCCGCCTGCCCGCAGAACCTGCACGGGGCGCTGCCCGCCATCATGCTGCCCGTGTGGTTCACCGACAACCTGGAGGCGGCCGCCACCTACGTGCAGAACCAGAGCGAGGACTGCCTGTACCTCAACCTCTACGTGCCCACCGAGGACG ATATCCGGGACTCCGGGAAGAAGCCAGTGATGCTGTTTCTGCATGGTGGCTCCTACATGGAAGGCACTGGGAACATGTTCGATGGCTCGGTCCTGGCCGCTTACGGCAACGTCATTGTAGCCACGCTCAACTACCGGCTTGGGGTGCTTG GTTTTCTCAGTACCGGGGACCAGGCTGCAAAAGGCAACTATGGGCTCCTGGACCAGATCCAGGCCCTGCGCTGGCTCAGTGAGAACATCGCCCACTTTGGGGGTGACCCCGAGCGCATCACCATCTTTGGATCCGGAGCAGGGGCCTCCTGTGTCAACCTTCTGATCCTCTCCCACCATTCGGAAG GGCTGTTCCAGAAGGCCATTGCTCAGAGTGGCACTGCCATTTCTAGCTGGTCCGTCAACTACCAGCCGCTCAAGTACACGCGGCTGCTGGCGGCCAAGGTGGGCTGTGACCGGGAGGACAGTGCCGAGGCTGTGGAGTGTCTGCGCCGGAAGCCTTCTCGGGAGCTGGTGGACCAGGATGTGCAGCCTGCCCG CTACCACATCGCCTTTGGGCCCGTGGTGGACGGTGATGTCGTCCCCGATGACCCTGAGATCCTCATGCAGCAGGGAGAATTCCTCAACTATGACATGCTCATCGGTGTCAACCAAGGAGAGGGCCTCAAGTTTGTGGAGGACTCGGCAGAGAGCGAGGACGGCGTGTCCGCCAGCGCCTTTGACTTCACAGTCTCCAACTTTGTGGACAACTTGTACGGCTACCCGGAGGGCAAGGATGTGCTTCGGGAAACCATCAAGTTTATGTACACGGACTGGGCCGACCGGGACAATGGCGAGATGCGGCGTAAGACCCTGCTGGCGCTCTTTACCGACCACCAGTGGGTGGCACCAGCTGTGGCCACCGCCAAGCTGCACGCCGACTACCAGTCCCCTGTCTACTTTTACACCTTCTACCACCACTGCCAGGCTGAGGGCCGGCCTGAGTGGGCAGACGCGGCACATGGGGACGAGCTACCTTACGTCTTTGGTGTGCCTATGGTGGGTGCCACCGACCTTTTCCCCTGCAACTTCTCCAAGAATGACGTCATGCTCAGCGCCGTGGTCATGACCTACTGGACCAACTTTGCCAAGACTGG CGACCCCAACCAGCCGGTGCCGCAAGACACCAAGTTCATCCACACCAAGCCCAACCGCTTTGAGGAGGTTGTGTGGAGCAAGTTCAACAGCAAGGAGAAGCAGTACCTGCACATTGGCTTGAAGCCGCGCGTGCGCGACAACTACCGCGCCAACAAGGTGGCCTTCTGGCTGGAGCTCGTGCCCCACCTGCACAACCTGCACACGGAGCTTTTCACCACCACCACGCGCCTGCCGCCCTACGCCACGCGCtggccgccccgcccgccccctgGCGCCCCGGGCacgcgccgcccgccgccccccgccACCCTGCcgcccgagcccgagcccgagcccggCCCGCGGGCCTACGACCGCTTCCCCGGGGACTCCCGGGACTACTCCACGGAGCTCAGCGTCACCGTGGCCGTGGGcgcctccctcctcttcctcaacATCCTCGCCTTTGCCGCCCTCTACTACAAGCGGGACCGGCGACAGGAGCTGCGGTGCCGGCGGCTCAGCCCACCGGGCGGCTCAGGCTCCGGCGTGCCCGGCGGGGGCCCCCTGCTCCCCGCTGCCGGCCGCGAGCTGCCCCCGGAAGAGGAGCTGGTGTCGCTGCAGCTGAAGCGGGGCGGGGGCGTCGGGGCGGACCCTGCTGAGGCCCTGCGCCCCGCCTGCCCGCCCGACTACACCCTGGCCCTGCGCCGGGCACCGGACGACGTGCCTCTCTTGGCCCCCGGGGCCCTGACCCTGCTGCCCAGCGGCCTGgggccaccacctcccccaccgcccccctccctccatccctttgGGCCcttccccccgcctccccccaccgCAACCAGCCACAACAAcacgctcccccacccccactccaccaCTCGGGTATAG
- the SPEM3 gene encoding LOW QUALITY PROTEIN: uncharacterized protein SPEM3 (The sequence of the model RefSeq protein was modified relative to this genomic sequence to represent the inferred CDS: deleted 1 base in 1 codon) — translation MGERTHYGAQACSGTNPRKCQDLGDSILLILGSFILLNVGINVVTLLWRHLKSSLRTLFRHFFPKDKQSSSPGSHPMCMRCSVDPKNLCSRVSSHFHCRPSFLLGQPNHLDSWIPDTNDEKASRCCWMPPQCGHAGAPMEAPWGLWKEGIMGAGEAPQVTALKAQATFFSRQKTSSKYHRMGKLDMVPLRLPQESKTKTPACDPAQAPAQAQTCSPVQPPGRTPARAQAFSSAHPSQHTPAQAQTRSPVNPPEHGPPQPQTCSPVHAARHTPARTQTFSSAHPPKHAMPQVQTHSSVHPPEHTTSQAQTHSPALTPEHSPAQVHGPEHTSAQILAQAQTQIPSHASAQSLGHNPEHITAPASACTLTHAHLTYTRNHTLVPPATSAPAAIPAPAPTPASAPISATTPVPELVMALTPTPVPATTPSPVLTSIPSTLSAFSQGLSRGHVVYDARRVKHNLFHVRPPQNSGYSRKDLGTLSRPQEGHGPVSSEQTSKPCSADGAKLSTGSILGYLELGNMEWKISNDANGEFLQPKTFPYCSFHPCSSEKKETDSQAPVYPKFLVYSKDAAPSQPCFHSPTSTQTSPGTVPPPCILSLPLVSPRSFVLQHTNHQEPSTLTQTATLPPTSKSPQTVLSSQGPIPTQFSTISQTPNQTQPPELHESLGLTQDSGLQNTPGPSKDSIVSRNPGLTPNSGLHKNPGLTQDPGLHKLPGISQDPFLFKNSSLSQSFELHKNPVVTQDSGSQKSLSFTQDASIFRSPCLTQPSGLHKNAPFLPASDIQRSVGFLRDSVVYGNLEQNQETALYKSQERSPKTGLHNSSGPSQDSGCHKSTGNAQDLGVSRNLGFTQDSGSQKSLYLAQDSGVNKSSGLSQESGLHKSPGLVQTSGLCKGSGLTQDSGDYKNPGLTQDSGVYRSQGLTQDSDLHKKPGLTQATEVKQCGLTQDAGICRSPEHTHDPNCHKSSGINQDPGPHKGPVLSQGSGLPKTQGLTKGSGLNKTSCLVPNPDLHKNPGLTLGTDSAQVLGPHQTRKAFVSGEIPRKEAEQHTPWTSVPLSQNTGSPKAPVIYNDLQTFSEVPVLIELQSSSRQAGSQDWVYRPVDTVPPARQNYRQMSVPPRINQWKPHCPGSGTRVGHVVFDARQRQFGVGRDKCEALSPRRLHQEASSNSPRPSRSGDISV, via the exons ATGGGTGAACGAACCCACTACGGAGCCCAGGCATGCTCTGGCACCAACCCCAGGAAGTGCCAGGACCTAGGAGACTCGATTCTTCTGATTCTGGGCAGCTTCATCTTGCTCAACGTGGGGATCAATGTGGTGACACTG CTATGGAGGCATCTGAAGAGCTCCTTGCGGACTCTTTTCcgtcattttttccccaaag ACAAGCAATCCAGCTCTCCAGGCAGCCATCCCATGTGCATGCGCTGTTCTGTGGATCCCAAGAACCTGTGCTCAAGAGTCTCTTCCCACTTCCACTGTCGCCCAAGCTTCCTGCTCGGGCAGCCTAACCACCTTGACTCCTGGATACCAGACACGAATGATGAGAAGGCTTCTAGGTGCTGCTGGATGCCGCCTCAGTGTGGACACGCTGGGGCTCCCATGGAGGCTCCATGGGGACTGTGGAAGGAGGGGATAATGGGAGCTGGGGAGGCCCCTCAAGTCACAGCCTTAAAGGCCCAAGCCACCTTTTTCTCCAGGCAAAAGACATCTTCCAAGTACCACAGGATGGGCAAGTTGGACATGGTTCCACTCCGCCTGCCCCAAGAGAGCAAGACTAAGACCCCAGCCTGTgacccagcccaggccccagcccaggcccagacCTGCTCCCCAGTCCAGCCTCCTGGACGCACTCCTGCCAGGGCCCAGGCCTTCTCCTCAGCCCACCCCTCTCAGCACACCCCCGCCCAGGCCCAGACCCGCTCCCCAGTTAACCCCCCTGAGCACGGCCCACCCCAGCCTCAAACCTGCTCCCCAGTACACGCTGCTAGGCATACTCCTGCCAGGACCCAGACCTTCTCCTCAGCCCACCCTCCTAAGCATGCCATGCCCCAGGTGCAGACTCACTCCTCAGTCCACCCCCCAGAACACACCACCTCCCAGGCCCAGACTCACTCCCCAGCCCTCACTCCTgagcacagccctgcccaggTCCATGGTCCTGAGCACACCTCAGCCCAAATCCTGGCCCAGGCCCAAACCCAGATCCCCTCACATGCCTCAGCCCAGTCCTTGGGCCACAACCCTGAGCACATAACAGCCCCCGCCTCAGCCTGCACCCTGACCCATGCTCATCTAACCTATACCCGTAACCATACCCTGGTCCCTCCTGCAACTTCTGCCCCTGCTGCaattcctgccccagcccccacaccAGCCTCTGCCCCAATCTCTGCCACAACCCCTGTCCCAGAGCTGGTCATGGCCCTGACTCCCACTCCAGTCCCGGCTACTACCCCTTCCCCCGTCCTAACTTCTATTCCCTCTACCCTGTCCGCCTTCAGCCAGGGCCTCTCCAGGGGCCACGTGGTCTATGATGCCCGCAGGGTAAAGCACAACTTATTCCATGTGCGTCCCCCTCAGAATTCTGGGTATTCCAGAAAAGACTTGGGTACCCTCTCCAGGCCCCAAGAGGGGCATGGCCCAGTGAGCTCTGAGCAAACATCAAAGCCATGTAGTGCGGATGGTGCCAAGCTCTCCACAGGATCCATATTGGGTTACCTGGAGTTGGGGAATATGGAATGGAAGATCTCAAATGACGCCAACGGCGAGTTCTTACAGCCCAAGACCTTCCCTTACTGCAGCTTCCACCCTTGCAGttctgagaagaaagaaacagactcccaggcTCCAGTCTACCCCAAATTCCTGGTCTACTCCAAGGATGCTGCACCTTCTCAACCTTGTTTCCATTCTCCAACCAGTACCCAGACCTCGCCAGGCACTGTGCCTCCACCATGCATTCTTTCTCTACCTCTTGTTTCTCCCAGATCCTTTGTCCTTCAACACACCAACCACCAGGAGCCCTCCACCTTAACACAAACTGCCACCCTTCCACCAACCTCCAAGTCTCCTCAAACTGTCCTCTCTTCCCAGGGGCCCATCCCTACCCAGTTCTCCACAATTTCCCAAACCCCCAACCAGACTCAACCTCCCGAACTTCATGAGAGTCTAGGCCTCACCCAAGACTCTGGCCTCCAAAATACCCCAGGCCCTTCAAAAGACTCTATTGTTTCCAGAAACCCAGGCCTTACCCCAAATTCAGGCCTCCACAAGAACCCAGGCCTTACCCAAGATCCAGGTCTCCACAAGCTTCCAGGCATAAGCCAAGACCCTTTTCTATTCAAGAACTCAAGTCTTTCCCAAAGCTTTGAACTTCACAAGAATCCAGTTGTTACCCAAGATTCTGGCTCCCAGAAGAGCCTAAGTTTTACTCAAGATGCGAGTATTTTTAGGAGTCCATGTCTCACCCAACCCTCTGGTCTCCACAAGAATGCACCATTTCTCCCAGCTTCTGACATTCAGAGGAGTGTAGGCTTTCTGCGAGACTCTGTAGTCTATGGGAATCTAGAGCAAAACCAGGAGACTGCACTCTATAAAAGTCAAGAGCGCTCCCCCAAAACTGGCCTCCATAATAGCTCAGGCCCTTCGCAAGATTCTGGATGTCACAAGAGTACGGGTAACGCCCAAGATCTGGGAGTCTCCAGGAATCTAGGCTTTACCCAAGATTCTGGGTCACAGAAGAGTCTATACCTTGCCCAAGACTCTGGAGTCAACAAGAGCTCAGGCCTTTCCCAGGAATCTGGTCTCCATAAAAGCCCAGGCCTTGTCCAAACCTCTGGCCTCTGTAAGGGCTCAGGCCTTACCCAAGACTCAGGAGACTACAAGAATCCAGGTCTTACCCAAGATTCTGGAGTCTACAGGAGCCAAGGCCTTACTCAAGATTCTGACCTCCATAAGAAACCGGGCCTTACTCAAGCCACTGAAGTCAAGCAATGTGGCCTTACCCAAGATGCTGGAATTTGCAGGAGCCCAGAACATACCCATGACCCTAACTGCCACAAGTCCTCAGGAATTAATCAAGACCCTGGCCCCCATAAGGGCCCAGTCCTTAGCCAAGGCTCTGGCCTCCCCAAGACTCAAGGCCTTACCAAAGGATCAGGACTCAACAAAACCTCATGCCTTGTCCCGAATCCTGATCTCCACAAGAACCCAGGCCTCACTCTAGGAACTGACTCTGCCCAAGTCTTAGGCCCACATCAGACCCGAAAGGCATTTGTATCTGGGGAGATTCCTCGAAAGGAAGCAGAGCAGCACACACCATGGACTTCTGTCCCACTCAGTCAGAACACGGGCTCTCCCAAGGCACCCGTGATCTACAATGACCTGCAAACCTTCTCAGAGGTGCCTGTACTAATTGAGCTGCAGTCGTCCTCCCGGCAAGCAGGCAGCCAAGACTGGGTGTACCGCCCTGTGGACACAGTTCCTCCAGCCCGTCAGAACTACCGCCAGATGTCTGTGCCTCCCAGAATCAATCAGTGGAAGCCCCACTGTCCTGGGTCAGGCACCCGGGTAGGGCATGTGGTCTTTGACGCCCGCCAGAGACAGTTTGGAGTGGGCAGGGACAAGTGTGAAGCTCTGTCTCCCAGGCGCCTTCACCAAGAGGCATCCAGCAACTCACCT AGACCATCAAGGAGTGGGGATATCAGTGTGTGA